In Geopsychrobacter electrodiphilus DSM 16401, a single window of DNA contains:
- the thyX gene encoding FAD-dependent thymidylate synthase: MTENQIVRASVPALDEILGQSFPILDHGHIRVVDYMGDDAAIVQAARVSYGAGTKQVHEDRGLIRYLLRNAHTTPFEMCKIKLHVRVPMDCWRQWIRHRTASVNEYSTRYSEAIADQQTTLPDEWRLQAAQNKQGSDGFLAPETGSELTAAEAGFHQAARELYQSRINEGVAREQARKDLPLSTYTEAYWSTDLHNLLHFLQLRMDGHAQYEIRQYASLIGEEIVSRWVPLAWEAFKDYRLNALRLSGPEIELMRILITQDQAAARVWMLEKGWINPASGKKSREALEIESKLAALGLKTVG, from the coding sequence ATGACGGAGAACCAGATCGTGCGTGCCAGCGTTCCGGCGCTGGATGAGATTTTAGGACAGAGCTTTCCGATTCTCGATCATGGCCATATCCGTGTGGTCGATTATATGGGCGATGATGCCGCGATTGTTCAGGCGGCCCGGGTCTCCTACGGGGCGGGAACCAAGCAGGTGCATGAAGATCGTGGCCTGATCCGCTATCTGCTGCGCAACGCCCACACCACCCCGTTTGAAATGTGCAAGATCAAGCTCCATGTTCGCGTCCCGATGGACTGCTGGCGTCAGTGGATTCGTCACCGCACCGCATCAGTCAACGAGTATAGTACCCGATACTCCGAGGCGATCGCCGATCAGCAAACGACCCTGCCCGACGAATGGCGGCTTCAGGCGGCTCAGAACAAGCAGGGGAGCGATGGCTTTCTCGCGCCGGAGACGGGTTCGGAGCTGACCGCGGCCGAAGCAGGCTTTCATCAGGCCGCCCGCGAACTTTACCAGTCCCGCATTAATGAAGGCGTGGCCCGTGAACAGGCGCGTAAAGACCTGCCGCTATCGACCTACACCGAAGCCTACTGGTCAACGGATCTGCATAATCTGCTGCATTTTCTGCAGCTGCGCATGGATGGTCATGCCCAATACGAAATCAGGCAGTACGCCAGCCTGATCGGTGAAGAGATCGTATCGCGCTGGGTGCCCCTGGCCTGGGAAGCGTTTAAAGACTATCGTCTGAACGCTTTGCGTCTTTCAGGCCCGGAAATCGAGTTGATGCGGATCTTGATCACTCAGGATCAGGCCGCCGCCAGAGTCTGGATGCTTGAAAAAGGCTGGATAAATCCCGCCAGCGGCAAGAAATCCCGCGAGGCGCTGGAGATTGAATCTAAACTAGCAGCGCTGGGTTTGAAGACTGTCGGGTGA